DNA from Dokdonella koreensis DS-123:
CTGCCTGGCCTACCTGATCGAGCACCGCGACCGTGCCGTCGGCCGTGACGAGCTGATGGCGGCGGTCTGGGGCAAGGCCGACGTGGCCGATACCCAGCTGGCGCAGGTCATGCTGAAGGCACGCCGCGCGATCGGCGATTCCGGCGAAGCGCAACAGATGATCCGCACGGTCGCCGGCTTCGGCTACCGCTGGGTGGCCGAGGTCGTCGCCGAAAGCGACGACCCCGAACCTCCGCCGGCCGCCGACGCCGGCATCACGCCGGACGAAGCGCCGGCCGCCGGCCCGGCGGCGATCCCGGCACCAGCGACCGAGCCGGCCCCCCGGCCGACTTCGCCCGACCGCCGGTGGTGGGGTGCGGGCGCGGTACTCGCGCTGGTCCTCGCCGGCCTGGCGGCGCTCGCCTGGCAGCGCCAGCGCCTGGCGAGCGCACCGGCGGTACCGCCCCCGGCCGCAACCACCGCACCGGCCGGGTCCGTCCCGCCGCAGGCCGACAACCTGGTCGCGGTGCTGCCGGCCACGGTGGACGCCCCGGCCGAATGGTCCTGGCTGCGGCTGGGCGTCATGGAATTCGTGGCCGGCCGCCTGCGCCATGCCGGCCAGCGCGTCGCGCCGAGCGAGAACGTCGTCTCGCTGCTGCGGTCGGGCACCGACGCGGCGGCATTGGCCGAACGCGTGCAGCGCACGCTCGAACCGCGCTGGCAGGTGGTCCCGCAGATCCGCCAGGCCGATGCCGGCTGGACCGTGAACCTGGAGCTGCGCGAGCGCGGCGGTGCCCCGCGGGCATTCCCGGGACGGGCCGACGACGCGATGACCGCGGCGCGGATCGCCACCGACCAGCTCCTCGGCGCGGTCGGCGGCACCGCCACCGAGGCGGCGACACCGGCCGCCAGCCCGGACGCGGAGGAGCGCCTGTCGCGCATCGACGCCGCCCTGCTGATCGACGACCTGGAGACGGCGCGGCGCCTGGTGCTGGCCGCCCCCGCCGCGGTGCGCGCCACGCCGGAACTGCGGCTGCGCGAGGCGGAGATCGACTTCGTCGCCGGCCGCAACGAGGAGGCCGGCCGCGTGCTGGCGCGCCTGCTCGACGACCTTCCCGCCGAAACCTATCCGCTGCTGCGGGCACGCGTCGTCAGCGGGCTGGGCGCCGTGCACGTGCGCCTGGGCGAGATCGCCCAGGCCGAGCGCGAGACCACCGACGCACTGGCCCTGCTCGAGAGCCACGGCGACCCGGCCCTGATCGGCAAGACCCATATGCGGCGCGGCGTCGCCCGCAGCCTGCTCGGCCGTCACGACGATGCCCTGGCCGACTTCGCGCAGGCGCGCATCGCGATGCAGCTGGCCGGCGACTCGCTCGGCCTGGCGCAGATCGAACTCAACGAAGGCGCGCTCAACGGCATGCGCAACCATCCGGCCGCCGCGCTCGCCAGCTTCGAGCGTGCCGCCGTGCAGTTCGAGCGCTTCGGCATTTCCGGCGAGCTGGCGGCCGCCCTGGCCAACCAGGTCGTCGCGCATCGCGCGCTGCTGCAGCCCGCCGCCGGCCTCGCCACCAGCGAGCGCGGCCTGGCCCTGCTCGCCGGACCGCTGAACGTCGAGACCGCCCAGCTCATCAAGCTGCGGCGCGCCCAGGCCCTGGTGGACTCGGGCCGGTGGCGCGAGGCCGATGGCCTGCTCGAGGAACTCAGTCGCGCGATCGACACCGCGCGCGAGCCCGGGTCGGCGCTGCTGGTCGCGATCGAGCGCGCACGCGTCGCGCTGGCACGCGGCCAGGTCGAGGACGCGCTGGCGCTGGCCGCACCGGCCAGCGCGGCGACGACCGGCCCGGACCTGGACAGCGCGCGCGCCGACGCCTGGCTGATCTCGCTGCGCGCCTTGCGCCGGCTGGACCGGGTCGCCGAAGCGACGCAGGCCGCGCAGGCGTTCTCGACCTGGGCCGAGAGCACCGGCAACAGCTCGGTGCGCATCCAGGCGCAGCTGGCGCTGGCCGAGCAGGCCGTCGCCGAAGGCCGCCCATCGGCGGCCGATCCGCTGTACGCGCAGGCGCTCAGCGACGCCAACCGGCAGAACGTGCCGCTCGACCTGGCCGAGGTCGCGATCTCCTGGGCCGATACGCTGATCGCCCGTGGCGAGCTGCGCCGTGCCGTGCCGATCGTCGGCCAGCTGGACCGCTACGCGGCCGGCGACTTCGCCGCCGCCGCGCTGCAGGCCCGCCTGTATCGCGCGCTGGGCCAGGCGCAGGCCTGGCGCTCGGCGCTCGACCGCGCCCAGGCGCTGGCCGGCGAGCGTTCGCTGCCCCCCGATGCCGATCCGGAACCTGGCAAGCACTGAGCCGGCGGCAGCAGCCGGCCCGGCGAAGCGATCTCACGACCGCGGGTCGGCGGCCCGGCCGAGCACCCGATGCGGCCAGCCGGTGTATTCGATCAGGTAAAAGGTGGTGTCATCCCAGCGCTTCGCACCGACCGCCTGCTCCGCCGCGTCGACGTGGCGGGCCAGCCAGTCGGGTAGGTCCGCGCAACCGGAAAAGCCGGCGGCCACGTACGGAAACGGCGCGGCGGCGGCGCGCGACGTGTGCACGTACACCGCATCGCTCGCGGAATCGTCGGCCGCCACCGACACGAACAGCTGCAGATCATGGCGGCGCACCCACAGCCGGTCCGCCAACTGCGCGAATACGCCGAAGAGCCGGCGGAGCACCACTGCCTGGCGTCCGTCCCCGTGTTGCCGTAGCCGTGAGGGTCCGGGTGTGCATGCCACGGATCGAACGTGCCGGACGCGTCGAAACGCGACACGACCCGCTCGGCCTCCCTGGCCAGCCAGCGCTCGAGGCGCGGCAGCTCCACGGAACCGGCCGGCCGGTTCCGGGCCCGCCCGGCGGGCCTCCTCAGTAGCTGCGGCCGTCGAACGGAATGCGCTTCAACGTGTCCAGCTCGACGCCTTCCAGGCAGCGCACGTTGATGGCGGCGGTGGCGCGACCGTCGGGGCCGGTGCCGAAGCCCAGCGGCGCGCAGCCGCAGTGCGTGCAGAAGCGGTGCTGGATGTGATGCTTGTTGAACGTGTAGGTCGCCAGGTCCGCTTCGCCGGAGCGGAACGTCACCTGCTCGCGCGGCTGGAACCACAGCAGGTAGCCCTTGCGGCTGCAATGTGAGCAGTTGCACTCCACGACGTCGCCGATCGGGCCTTCGACGGCGACGTCGAACGCGACCCGTCCGCAATGACAGCTTCCCGAATACATGTCCGGCGCTCCGCAGCGTGATGGAGCGGCGACTATAGGCGCCCCGTTCGGATCCGGACAAGCGGCTCGCGCCGACGCCGGCCACCGCCCCCGCCGCGGCCGGCTTGCGTGATCGGCCGCCGTTTTGCCTATTGAAGTCTATCTATCGATCCGCAGGGACGTCCCGCTCGCCGGGACCGTCGATGAACCGATACGCGCCGAGCGGAACGCGCCGTATCCCGTACGTTCCGGGGAAGAGTATGAACACAGCAACGATCGCACCGGCGCTCCTGGCGCTGCTGGCTGGGGTATGCGGCGGCCTGGCCGCTCCCGCGGCGGCGGCACCGCCGCGCTGGGACCGGCCGCCGACGGTGGCCGAAGCGCCGGCCGGCGACGCACCGGGCGAATGCAGCGAGGGTTTCGAGGACGTCGAGTCGCTGTTCGCCGAAGGCGGCTGGCTGCGCCGCAACACCAGCACGCTCGAGCAGGAATGGGACCAGGCCCTGATGCCGGGCAAGGGCTCCCGCTGGGAACAGAAGATCGAGTACCTCGATTCCAACGTCGAGGGCCTGTTCTTCAACGCGCATGCCGGCACGCCGCACTCGGTGATCTTCACGAGCCTGTACGCGCACTCGGTGCTGATGATACCGGGCACCGGCACCGGTACCGGCGTGCTCAGCAACTGGCTGGTCACGCCCGAGATCACGTTCCGCCCCGGCATGCGCCTGAGCTTCTGGACGCGCAAGGGGTTCTACGAGTACGCGCCGATCTGGGCCGACGCACCGGATCGCATGGTGGTGCGCCTGTGCACGACCGGCGACTGCAGCGACGTGGGCACCGGCCCTCACGACACCGGCGCCTTCACGACGACGCTGCTGACGATCAATCCGCAGCTGGGCATGAACGACGACCCGGCCGGGCTGCTGGGCTATCCCTACAACGGCTGGCGCCAGTTCACGCTGACCGACCTGCCCGCATCGGGCACCGGACGCATCGCGTTCCAGTACTACGTCACCGGTGCGATGGACGTGGAAGGCGCATTCTCCGGCGTCGGCAACGGCAACATGATCGCGCTCGACAGCGTCGAACTGCACGGCGCCGGGGCATGTCCGCTGCGGGCGACGCCGCTGTTCGCCGACGGCTTCGAGCCTGGCGCGCCGCGCTCGATCACCCAGAACACGGGCACCTTCGCGCCGGTGGACGGCCTGGTCGCCACCTGCGTCGCCCCGACGTCCTGGCTGCGCCGCTTCGACCTCGACGGCGAGTTCGGCCTGGACGGGCGCGTGTCGGTCGACTCGGTCGATTTCGCCGTCGAGCGCAGCTACAGCACCGTTCCGGTCGAGGTGCGCCTCTATGCGATTCCCAACGAGGCGGACTTCGTCTATGCCAACCTGGAGCAGATCGGCGCGCGCACGATCACCGTCGACCAGAACGACCGCCTGTCGATCCGCACCGTCGCCGTGACCGGCACGGTGCCCGATGCGGCCACCCACGACCTGGTCGTGGAGATCCGCAAGAACGAGTTCCACCGCGAGTTCTACGTCGGCTTCAACGCGCAGACGCAGACCGCCCCGTCGTACATGGCCTTCCGTGGCGACAACTGCGGCGACCATCCCGAGCCGACCGACATGGAGAACATCGGCGGGGCTCCGGACGCGAGCCTGCTGCTGCGCGTCAACCTCGCCGATCCGGCCGCCGAAACCGGATCGCGCTGACGTCCGGCAGAACGCCGTGCCGCCCCTTCATCCATCGATCGATCCCTCGATCAGGAGTCCCGTCCGATGTCCGTCCTGACCCTGTCGCGGCCTGCGCTCGCCGCTGCCGTCCTGCTCGCGCTGGCCACCCGCGGCGAGGCCGCCCCGCCCCTGCTGCACACCCTGCCGCTGCAGGCACCCGCCCCGGAAACGATCCAGAGCCTGCGCGAGGACGCGACCCTGCTGGTGCTGCAGGCCGGCGCCTTCGATCCGCTGCGCGAACGCATCGCGTTCCCGGCGGCGCGCGCCGCAGCGCGCGCGGATGCACGCTACGGCATCGTCCAGTACCGCGCCGGGCAGTCGGCGGCGGCACGGGCCGCGATCGCGCGCGCCGGCGCCGAGATCGTCGGCCACCTGCCGAACACGGCCTTCCAGGTCCGCGGCGACGCCGATGCACTGGCGCGCATCGGCAACGCGCCGGCGGTGCGCTGGAGCGCCCCGTACCCGGCCGGCTTCAAGCTCGCGACCGGTCTGCTCGACGGCAGCGTGGCCGCGCGCCACGCGCCGTCGGGCCGCGTCGCGCTCGAGATCCACGGTTTCCGCGGGGAATCGATCGAGCGGCTGGTCGACGTGCTGCGGGCGACCGGCATCGACCTCGGCATCGGCACGCGTGCCGGCGCCTTCGACCTGCCCTCGGTCCGGGTGGATGTCCATCCGGCCGCGCTCGACGCCCTGCTGCTGGCCGCCTCGTCGATCGAGGGCATCGCCTGGATCGAGCCCTACCTGCCGGCCACCCTGCACAACCGCGATTCGGTCGGCCCGATCCAGGCCAACCAGGCCTCGTGCACCGCGCCGGACGGCGAAGGCGCCTGCGCGGACGGGCTGGACCCGGCACGCGCCACGCTCTGGCGGCGCGGCCTGACCGGTCACGGCCAGATCGTGGCGATCGCCGACAGCGGCCTGGACCGCAACGAAGACTGGTTCGCCGGGCTCGACCTGGGCGCCGGCCCGAACATCGCCATCACCGATGCGGACGATCCGGCACCCGCTCCGCTGGCGACCGGCGCGACCTACCCGGACCGCAAGGTGTACGCCTACTGGGTGCAGCCGGGCGCGAGCGCGTACGACAACAACCAGTTCTGCGAGGCCTACAACCGCTACCACGGCACGCACGTGACCGGCACCGCGGCCGGCGACGCCGCGCCGTACGCGAGGCCGGGTGCCGTCGACTACACCGACGGCGACGGCATGGCACCGGGCGCCCAGGTGCTGTTCCAGGACCTCGGCGACGATGCCACCGGCTGCCTGTCGATCGCCGATTTCGGGGCGACCCTGGCCCAGGCCTACGCCGGCGGCGCCGGCATCCACAACGACAGCTGGGGCAATTCCAGCGGCGGCTACTACGTCGGCCACGACGTCAGGGCCGATGCGGCACTGTGGTCGAGCGAGAACCTGCTGGTGGTCGCCGCCGCCGGCAATTCCGGACCGGAGGCCACCACCACCGGCTCGCCGGGCAATGCCAAGAACGTGCTGGCCGTCGGGTCGACGCGGCATGGCCACCTGACGGCGACCTCGGCGTTCTCCAGCCGCGGGCCGACGATGGACGGCCGGCGCAAGCCGGACATCATGGCGCCCGGCGAATCCATCGTGTCGGCGCGCGGCAACGACGACAACGGTGCCGCCGTGCAGGCACCGCAGACGCAGGCGCTCAGCGGCACCTCGATGGCGGCGCCGACGGTCACCGGCGGCGCCGCGCTGCTGCGCCAGTACTTCGGCGACGGCTGGTACCCGTTCGGGCGCGCGACGCCGCGCGAACGCAGCGAGCCGGCGGGCACCCTGCTCAAGGCCGCGCTGATCAACGGCACCGCGCCGATCTCGACCAACTGGCCCAGCCACAACGTCGGCTGGGGACGGATCTGGCTCGAGAACAGCCTCTACTTCCAGGGCGGCACGCGCGGCCTGCGACACTGGGTCCGCGACAACGGCGCCGGCCTGGAAACCGGCGACGTCGACACCTTCCCCGTGACGGTGGCCGCGGGCGAGGAGCTGCGCGTCACGCTGACCTGGTTCGATCCGGAAGCGGCGCTGGCGGCCAGCCCGGCCCTGGTCAACGACCTCGACCTGGTGGCGGTGGCGCCGGATGGCCGCCAGTACCTCGGCAATGTGTTCCATGCCGGTCAGTCCGCGACCGGCGGCAGCCCGGACCGGCTCAACACGGTCGAGCACCTGCGCGTGATCGCACCGGTGGCCGGCGCCTGGACGCTGCGCGTGATCGCGCACGCGGTTCCCGGCAATGGCCGGCCGACCAGCCACCGCCAGGGCTATGCGCTGGTGGTGGGCGCGCGCATGGGCGTGCTCGGCGACCGGCTGCTGGCCGACGGCTTCGGTGCGGACGATACGCCGGGCGTGGCCGCGCCGGCCTCGCTGCAGACGACCGGCAACGGCGAAGAGGGCGTGCGCATCGCGGCGCAGCCGGTGGCCGGCGCCGACGGCTACCAGCTCTACCGCGCCGACGGCAGCTGCGCGACCGCCGACCCGGGCCGCTTCCGCTTCGTCGGCCAGTCGCCGTCGGCGACGCTGCTCGACACGCGCAGCCAGGGCGGCGCCGCCTACGCCTACCGCGTCCGCGCCGTGAAGGACGGCGCGGAGGGACCGCTCTCGCACGCCTGCGTGGACGTGGTCTCCGCCGATGCCTGCTCGATGTCGCTGAACTTCGACGGCGACTCGCTGGCCGCCGCGTCGGCGCACGCGACCTGCACCGTCGGGCTGTCGTGGCAGCCGGCCACGGCGAACTGCCCCGGCAAGGCGGTCGCCTACCGGGTGCTGCGCGACACGACGCCGCTGTTCACCGCGCCCCAGGTCGTCGCGACCGTGGACATGCCGGCCTACAGCGACACCGATGTCGTCGACGGCCAGCCGCGCTTCTACCAGGTCGAGGCCTTCGACGAGGCCGGCAACACCACCCGCTCGCACATCATCGGCACCACGCCGAGCGGCACCGGCAGCACCGGCGCCGGTGTCTGGACCGACGATGCCGACACGCGCACGAACCTGCAGCAGCAATGGCCGTGGTCGATCACCAACGCCGCGGCCGCCAACGGCAGCTTCAGCTACCGCAGTGCGCCGGGCCCGGCTTATCCGGCCGATACCTGCGCGGCGATCGCCACCGTGCCGCTCACGCTGGCGGCGGGCACGCCGCAGCTGCGTTATGCGGCGCGCTACCAGCTGGAATCGGAATGGGACGGCGTGGTCGTGGAACTGTCGGCCGACGGCGGTGCCACCTGGACGCCGCTGGTGCCCGCCGGCGGCTACCCGGGCAGTTTCGCGCAGACGATGGACCCGCCGGTCAACGCCTGCGGCTATCCGGCCTCGCAGAGCGCGTTCACCGGCGAATCGGCCGGCTTCGCCGCCGGCCAGTTCGTCCAGATCAGCCACGACCTGAGTGCCTACGCCGGCCAGGGCGTACTGGTGCGCTGGCGGCTGAGCTCGGACCCGGCCATGCAGGCGGCCGGGTTCTACCTGGACGACATCCGCGTCGACGCCGAGCTGCCCGGCACGTGCCAGGCCGGTCCTTGAACGGACCGGGCGGCCGGCCGGCTTCCGATCACCTGCGCGGCGGACGCCGCCGCGCAGCGGGCACGGGTCCCGCCAGCCGCACCCGGCCACCGCTCCGATTGGACGCCGGTGCGCCGGTCATATCACTATGTCCGCCGGTCATCTCCGGCGGACAGGCAGTGGAACCCCTCGACGACATCACCCGCCTGCTCGACCAGGCCCGCGATGGCGAACACGAGGCGTGGACGCGCCTGCTGCGCTCGGCCTACGGCGACATCAAGCGGCTGGCGCGCCGGCAGCTGGCCCAGGGCGCGACGATGCCCACGCTCAACACCACCGGGCTGGTCAACGAGTGGTACCTGCGCGTGGCCGACGCCGGCGACGCGATTCCTGAAAACCGCCGGCACTTCTTCGCGTTGACCGCCAAGATCATGCGCCAGGTCATCTGCACCTACGCGCGCGAGCGGTCTGCCGCCAAGCGCGGCGGCGACCAGACGCGCATCGACATCGGCCTGGTCGACCGGGAGCTCAGCGAGCAGGCCCACCGCTTCATCGTGCTGGACCAGGCGCTGTCCCAGCTCGGCAAGGAGAACGAGGACATGGTGCGCGTCGTGGAATGCCGCTTCTTCGCCGGCATGACCGAGCCGGAGACCGCCGAGGCCGTCGGCATCCCGATGCGCACCGTGCAATGGCTGTGGGCGCAGGCGCGCGGCCGGCTCGCGCACATCATGGAAGAACCATGAGCGGCTCGACGGTCACCTTCGAGCCCGGTGGCGCGCTGCGCTGCCGGCTGGTCTCGACGATGCTGGTGGACACGCTGCCCGCGCTGGAGGCCGGTACCCAGATCGGTCCGTTCCGTGTGCTGCGGCTCGTCGGCCAGGGCGGCCTCGGCGTGGTCTACCTCGCCGAACGCGCCGACGGTGCGTTCGAGCAGCAGGTGGCGCTCAAGCTGATCGCGCCGGAGGTCGATCCCGGCGTCGCCGAGATCCTGCTCGAACGCGAGCGCCGGCTGCTGGCGCGCCTGCACCATCCGAACATCGCCCGCCTGCTCGACGGCGGCCGCAGCAGCACGGGCCTGCTGTGGTTCGCGATGGACGCGGTGCAGGGCGTGCGCATCGACCTGTGGTGCGACGAACGTGGCCTCGACGCGCGTGCACGCATCCGGCTGGTGGCCGAGGTCTGCACGGCGGTCGCCTATGCCCACGCGCGCCTGGTCGTGCATCGCGACATCAAGCCCTCGAACATCCTCGTCGACGACGCCGGCGTGCCGCGACTGCTCGACTTCGGCATCGCCGCGGCGCTGGACGACGCCAGCGACGATCCCGCGCGGCGCGCCTCGACACCCGGCTATGCCAGCCCGGAACAGCGCCGCGGCGATCCGGCCGGGATCGCCCAGGACATCTACCAGATCGGCCGGCTGCTGCAGACCCTGCTCGAAGGCCGGCTGTCACGGCACGAGCGTGCCGATGCCGAGGCGATCCTGCGGCGCGCGCTGGCCGAGCAGCCCGAGCACCGCTACGCCAACGTCGATGCACTGGCGGCGGACCTGCGCGCGATACTCGAACACCGCCCGGTCGCGGCACGCGGCAGCGCGCTGGCGTATCGCCTGGGCCGCCTGCTGCGGCGCCACCGCCTGACGGCCGGTGCGCTGGTGCTCGGTGCCCTGACCCTGGTCGGCGTGGTGGGCTATTTCCTGTGGAGCCTGGACCGGGAGCGCGACCGCGCCGAGCGCGAGGCACAGACGGCCCGGCACGTCAGCGAGTTCATGGTGGGACTGTTCCGTGCCGCCGACCCGGCGCTGCACGGCGGCCGCGTCCCGACCATCGACACGGTGCTGGCCGATGCACCCGAGCGCATCGAGCGCGAGCTGGCCACCGAACCCCTGGTCATGGCCGAGCTGCTGACCACGATCGGCCGCACCTTCGTGGCCTTGCGCGATTTCACGCGCGCCCAGCCGCCGCTGCGCAAGGCGGTCGAATTGACCCGCGCGCAGCCGCAGACCCCGCCGCTCGTGCGGGCCGAGCGCCTGCGGGCGCTGGCGATCACGCTGTACGACATCGAGCGGATCGACGAGCGGCGCGCGCTGCTGGTCGAGGCGATCGCCGGCCTGGACCCGGACTCCCGCGAGCATGCGCGCACGTACAACATCACCCAGCAGAACCTGGCGATGGCCGACCTGTCGGCCGGCGACAGGACCGCCGCGATCGAACGCCTGCGCCTGGCGCTCGATCATGGCCGCCGCCTGCTGGCCGAGGGCGAACCCTCGCTGGTCGCGGACCTGCTCGGCCTGGCCAGTGCGCTGGCCGAGGACGGCGATCCGTCCGAGGCGCTGGCGCTCTACCAGGACGCCTATGCCAGCGGCCGCGAATACCTGGGCGTACGCCATCCGTACACGATCCTGGCGGCCGGTGGCCTGGCCGGCAGCTTGGCGCGGGTCGGGCGGCACACTGAGGCGACGCAGCCGATGCGCGAAGCCGTCGCGGGGGCCTTGCAGCTCTACGGGAATCCCTCGCCGAACTATGCGCTGGCCCTGCTGCAGAGCGCGGAGGTCACCGCGGCCGCGGGCCGGCACGGCGAGGCCGTGCCGGTGCTCCGGCAGGCGCTGGCCGTCTGCGAGCAGCTGCCGCCCGGCAATGACACGCTCAGCGTGAACGTGCTGGAGGCCCTCGGCGATACGCTGCTGGCCGGCGGCGATGCCGTGGCGGCCGAGGCCAGCTACCGCCGCATGCTCGACCTCAACCGCGACGGCAGCGGTGCCCAGACACTGGATCGCGGCCAGCGGCCGCTCAAGCTGGCCGGCGCCCTCGCCGCGCAGGGGCGGTGCACCGAGGCGGCGCAGTGGCGGCAGACCGCCCGGCAGCGCGCCGAGCGCTTCCCACCCGATGCCGCACTGCGGGCCCGGCTCGATGCACCGCTGGCGGCGTGCGACTGACCTCCCGCTGCCGGTCCATCGGCGATTCAGGTGCAGGGACTAGGCTGCGGGGACCGAAGTCGTAGGGAGGTTGCCGCGATGATCCATCCCGCTCTTTCCCGCTGCGCCGGCCTCGTGCTGGCGTTCACGGCCGCCGGCGCCGCCTGGGCGCAGGGCGGCGACCGCGTCCACCGGTTCCAGGACCGCCAGGGCGCGCAGGTCGAGCTGCACTCGGGCCAGCCGGTGTACCCGGCCGACGGCCCCGCTCCCGCCTTCGCCGCCCTCGATGCCGACCGCAACGGCAGCATTTCCGCCGACGAGGCACGGGCCTATCCGCTGCTGGCCACCGATTTCCTCTACGCCGACAGCAATCGCGACGGCCGGATCTCGGCGCGCGAATACGCACGCTGGACCGCGCAACGCTGAGCGCGCGGCGGCACGGTCAATCGGCGGCGAACACCCGCGCGATCGCCGCGGCGTCGAGCGCGCGCCAGGCACCGGCCTCCAGGTCATCGAGTGCGAGGCCACCGACCGCCGCGCGATGCAGCGCGACGACGTGGTTGCCGGTGGCCGCGAACATCCGCCGCACCTGGTGATAGCGGCCTTCGAAGACGGTCAGCCGCGCCCGGCGCGGCGCCAGCACCTCCAGCCGCGCCGGCGCGAGCGGCGTGGTCTCCGATTCGAGCAGCAGCGTGCCGCTGGCGAACAGGGCGGCCTCGTCGCCACGCAGGTCCTCGGCCAGGTCCGCTTCGTAGACCTTGGCGACCTGCGCACGCGGCGAGATGATCCGGTGCAGCAGTCCGCCGTCGTCGGTCAGCAGCAGCAGGCCCGAGGTGTCGCGATCGAGCCGGCCGACCGTCGACAGCAGCGGACTGCGCAGCCGGTAGCGTTCGGGCAGCAGGTCGTAGACCAGCCGTCCGGCATCGCGCGTGGAACAGGTGTAGCCGGTCGGCTTGTGCAGCATCAGCGACAGGCCGGGCGGCGGGTCGAGCGGCTCGCCGTCGATGCGGACGTCGGCAGGGGCGACCGCGTCGTCGGCATAGAGCACCTCGCCGTCGGCGAGCGTGACGCGGCCCTCGCGGAACATCGCGGCGACCTGCTTGCGGCTGCCGTAGCCGAGGTTGGCGATCAGGCGCACCAGCTTCATCGACGCGCTCCGCCGGCCTCGATGACCTTGTAGCCCTCGCGCACGACGTGGGTCTGCACCGATGCGAAGCGCTGCGCGAGCAGCGCCTCGTACGGCAGGTGGCGATTGGCGACCAGCCAGAAGCGCCCACCCGGCAGCAGCGCATCGGCGGCCGCGGCGATGAACGCCTGGCCCAGTTCCGGCTGGCCGGCGCGGCCCTGGTGGAACGGTGGATTGCTGACGATGGCGTCATAGCGCTGCGGCAGGCCGGCGGCGACGTCGTGCCAGTGCACCGCGGTCTCGACCGCGTCGCCGCGTGCGGCCCGAGCGCGATCGAGGTTGGTCCGCGCCGGCGCCAGCGCACGCTGTTCGGCCTCGTACAGGTCGATCGCGCGGACGGCGGGGCAGCGCTGCAGCACGCGCACCGCCAGGTAGCCGTAGCCGGCGCCGAGGTCGGCGACGCGGCCCTGCAGCGCCGCCGGCAAGGCGTCGGCCAGCAAGCGCGAGGCCGGATCGACGCGGTCCCAGGCGAACAGGCCGGGACGGCTGACGAACGCGCCGTCGGCGATCGGCCGCGGCGCATCGAGCATGGACCAGGCGGCCGCCAGCGTCCGGTCGAGCCGGCGCGCGTCCGGCGCCGTCCAGAACACCCGGCACTTGTGCTTGGACCGCACCTGCAACGGGCCGGCCAGGCGCGCCAG
Protein-coding regions in this window:
- a CDS encoding class I SAM-dependent methyltransferase, whose product is MNAAVPPASDAALDALFVPFADGALALPDGAPVLFLGARAGRWQQLHAGVDWHCVQTFKPFANALGHAGTVVSEPAEDTRFAFVLVLPPRQREAARALLARALGHAGDHGVVVVALANDEGARSGEADLARLAGPLQVRSKHKCRVFWTAPDARRLDRTLAAAWSMLDAPRPIADGAFVSRPGLFAWDRVDPASRLLADALPAALQGRVADLGAGYGYLAVRVLQRCPAVRAIDLYEAEQRALAPARTNLDRARAARGDAVETAVHWHDVAAGLPQRYDAIVSNPPFHQGRAGQPELGQAFIAAAADALLPGGRFWLVANRHLPYEALLAQRFASVQTHVVREGYKVIEAGGARR
- a CDS encoding serine/threonine-protein kinase, which translates into the protein MSGSTVTFEPGGALRCRLVSTMLVDTLPALEAGTQIGPFRVLRLVGQGGLGVVYLAERADGAFEQQVALKLIAPEVDPGVAEILLERERRLLARLHHPNIARLLDGGRSSTGLLWFAMDAVQGVRIDLWCDERGLDARARIRLVAEVCTAVAYAHARLVVHRDIKPSNILVDDAGVPRLLDFGIAAALDDASDDPARRASTPGYASPEQRRGDPAGIAQDIYQIGRLLQTLLEGRLSRHERADAEAILRRALAEQPEHRYANVDALAADLRAILEHRPVAARGSALAYRLGRLLRRHRLTAGALVLGALTLVGVVGYFLWSLDRERDRAEREAQTARHVSEFMVGLFRAADPALHGGRVPTIDTVLADAPERIERELATEPLVMAELLTTIGRTFVALRDFTRAQPPLRKAVELTRAQPQTPPLVRAERLRALAITLYDIERIDERRALLVEAIAGLDPDSREHARTYNITQQNLAMADLSAGDRTAAIERLRLALDHGRRLLAEGEPSLVADLLGLASALAEDGDPSEALALYQDAYASGREYLGVRHPYTILAAGGLAGSLARVGRHTEATQPMREAVAGALQLYGNPSPNYALALLQSAEVTAAAGRHGEAVPVLRQALAVCEQLPPGNDTLSVNVLEALGDTLLAGGDAVAAEASYRRMLDLNRDGSGAQTLDRGQRPLKLAGALAAQGRCTEAAQWRQTARQRAERFPPDAALRARLDAPLAACD
- a CDS encoding pseudouridine synthase, with the translated sequence MKLVRLIANLGYGSRKQVAAMFREGRVTLADGEVLYADDAVAPADVRIDGEPLDPPPGLSLMLHKPTGYTCSTRDAGRLVYDLLPERYRLRSPLLSTVGRLDRDTSGLLLLTDDGGLLHRIISPRAQVAKVYEADLAEDLRGDEAALFASGTLLLESETTPLAPARLEVLAPRRARLTVFEGRYHQVRRMFAATGNHVVALHRAAVGGLALDDLEAGAWRALDAAAIARVFAAD
- a CDS encoding ECF-type sigma factor, whose translation is MEPLDDITRLLDQARDGEHEAWTRLLRSAYGDIKRLARRQLAQGATMPTLNTTGLVNEWYLRVADAGDAIPENRRHFFALTAKIMRQVICTYARERSAAKRGGDQTRIDIGLVDRELSEQAHRFIVLDQALSQLGKENEDMVRVVECRFFAGMTEPETAEAVGIPMRTVQWLWAQARGRLAHIMEEP